The Desulfuromonas versatilis genome has a segment encoding these proteins:
- a CDS encoding response regulator: MAARVLIVDDALFMRNMLKEIFIDGGYEVIGEAGNGIEAVESYRRLQPDLVTMDIVMPLRSGIEALKEIIDDDPAARVVMCSALGQESLILEAVQAGARDFIVKPFKAERVLEVVGRVVAD; the protein is encoded by the coding sequence ATGGCGGCAAGGGTACTGATCGTGGACGATGCCCTTTTCATGCGCAACATGCTCAAGGAAATCTTCATCGATGGGGGCTACGAGGTTATCGGCGAGGCGGGCAACGGCATCGAGGCGGTGGAAAGCTACCGCAGGCTCCAGCCCGACCTGGTCACCATGGACATCGTCATGCCCCTGCGCAGCGGCATCGAAGCTCTCAAGGAGATCATCGATGACGACCCCGCAGCCCGTGTGGTCATGTGCAGCGCCCTCGGCCAGGAGTCGCTGATCCTGGAAGCGGTCCAGGCCGGCGCCCGCGACTTCATCGTCAAACCCTTCAAAGCCGAGCGGGTGCTCGAGGTGGTGGGGCGGGTGGTGGCGGATTAG
- a CDS encoding chemotaxis protein CheW, which produces MEQVLTFRLGAEHYGLEIAHLQEIVESPPIYQVPRGADWLLGAINVHGSILPVLDLAALLGFDNRERDPRVIVLSREFGRLALAVAALGKIVPLDPDALLPVQQQEQQTACIRGVLNLEADMVNLLDMERLLGSLEKI; this is translated from the coding sequence ATGGAACAGGTGCTGACCTTTCGCCTGGGCGCCGAGCATTACGGCCTGGAGATCGCCCATCTGCAGGAGATCGTCGAATCGCCGCCCATTTACCAGGTGCCGCGGGGGGCCGACTGGCTGCTCGGGGCGATCAACGTGCACGGCAGCATTCTGCCGGTGCTCGACCTGGCGGCGCTGCTGGGCTTCGACAACCGGGAGCGCGACCCGCGGGTCATCGTCCTGAGCCGGGAGTTCGGCCGGCTGGCGCTGGCGGTGGCGGCCCTTGGCAAAATCGTGCCCCTCGACCCGGATGCGCTGTTGCCGGTGCAGCAGCAGGAGCAGCAGACCGCCTGCATCCGCGGGGTGCTGAACCTGGAGGCGGACATGGTGAATTTGTTGGACATGGAACGGCTGCTGGGCAGCCTGGAGAAGATCTGA
- a CDS encoding methyl-accepting chemotaxis protein — MRVEISNKFIMGFIIVVGSIVLVNLVVPYLGIPQEWQQLFSVGCAILVGLALGWGFSRAFTANIRVLTESAERLRQGDLSQPVQLRSTALPDETLDLANSLNQVVESLRELVGKIRSSSIRVAESAQGLSSTSEEMTASANEVANTVEQISRGAETQAEMIERCSRLIKEMAVSIELIASSAKKVAASANDTAGTAQRGGEMVGTAIGKMKQVLADVERNGAQMGSFGMQVQKIGKIVEVITGIAGKTNLLALNATIEAARAGEYGRGFAVVAEEIRKLADSTGQSAGEITELIEAIRDEGQKVQASMSESIREIGAGRDAINTTGQAFEEIIQTALVTQTKATGIAELAEKQTEGSAGMVKAIDEISRVVADNAAATEEVSATTQQQSAAMEEMAHAAQGLSTLAEDLLEVVRRFELGNA; from the coding sequence ATGCGCGTTGAAATCAGCAACAAGTTCATCATGGGATTCATCATCGTGGTGGGTTCCATCGTGCTGGTCAACCTGGTGGTCCCCTACCTGGGAATTCCCCAGGAATGGCAGCAGCTGTTCTCGGTGGGCTGCGCCATCCTGGTGGGCCTCGCCCTGGGCTGGGGTTTTTCCCGGGCCTTTACCGCCAATATCCGGGTGCTGACCGAGTCGGCCGAGCGGCTTCGCCAGGGGGACCTGTCCCAGCCGGTGCAGCTGCGCAGCACCGCCCTTCCCGACGAGACCCTCGACCTGGCCAATTCGCTGAACCAGGTGGTCGAAAGCCTGCGCGAGCTGGTGGGCAAGATCCGCTCCTCCTCGATCAGGGTGGCCGAGTCGGCCCAGGGGCTCTCCTCGACCTCGGAGGAAATGACCGCCTCGGCCAACGAGGTTGCCAACACTGTGGAGCAGATCAGCCGCGGCGCCGAGACCCAGGCCGAGATGATCGAGCGCTGCTCGCGGCTGATCAAGGAGATGGCGGTCTCCATCGAGCTGATCGCCTCCTCGGCGAAAAAGGTCGCCGCCTCGGCCAACGACACCGCCGGCACCGCCCAGCGCGGCGGGGAGATGGTCGGCACCGCCATCGGCAAGATGAAACAGGTGCTCGCCGACGTGGAGCGCAACGGCGCGCAGATGGGGTCCTTCGGGATGCAGGTGCAGAAGATCGGCAAGATCGTCGAGGTGATCACCGGCATCGCCGGCAAGACCAACCTGCTGGCCCTCAACGCCACCATCGAAGCGGCCCGCGCCGGTGAGTACGGGCGCGGCTTCGCGGTGGTCGCCGAGGAGATCCGCAAGCTGGCCGACTCCACCGGCCAGTCGGCCGGGGAGATCACCGAGCTGATCGAGGCGATCCGCGACGAGGGGCAGAAGGTGCAGGCCTCGATGAGCGAGAGCATCCGCGAGATCGGCGCCGGCCGGGATGCCATCAACACCACCGGCCAGGCCTTCGAGGAGATCATCCAGACCGCCCTGGTGACCCAGACCAAGGCCACCGGCATCGCCGAACTGGCGGAAAAGCAGACCGAAGGCTCCGCCGGCATGGTCAAGGCGATCGATGAGATCTCCCGGGTGGTGGCCGACAATGCCGCCGCCACCGAGGAGGTCTCCGCCACCACCCAGCAGCAGTCGGCCGCCATGGAGGAGATGGCCCATGCCGCCCAGGGGCTTTCGACGCTGGCCGAAGACCTGCTCGAGGTGGTGCGCCGCTTCGAGCTGGGCAACGCTTGA
- a CDS encoding CheR family methyltransferase — MTEQGSDKERLAPFVGSEFPDEEFAEVRRILLDKLGFDLGMYKDRCIRRRVAKRVRALGLDDAAAYLAVLRSRESEVDALMTALTIHVSQFFRNPATFAALEAEVLPRLFARARQQGRRELLLWSVGCSSGEEPYSLALLVSELAPRDVRVAILGTDLSPAILERAGSGVFDPQRMTELPAALRDKYFTREGRFFRLDERIRTMVQFRQHNVLTAGDYPSADLILCRNVLIYFSRQEQDRILAGFAAALPADGFLVLGRAESMLGETRQLFSVENPEERIYRRR; from the coding sequence TTGACCGAGCAGGGGTCGGACAAAGAACGTCTCGCCCCTTTCGTGGGGAGTGAGTTTCCCGACGAGGAATTTGCCGAGGTTCGCCGGATTCTGCTCGACAAGCTCGGTTTTGACCTGGGGATGTACAAGGACCGCTGCATCCGTCGCCGGGTCGCCAAGCGGGTGCGTGCCCTGGGGCTGGATGACGCCGCCGCCTACCTCGCCGTTCTGCGCAGCCGGGAGTCCGAGGTCGATGCGCTGATGACGGCACTGACCATCCACGTCTCCCAGTTCTTTCGCAACCCGGCGACCTTTGCCGCCCTGGAGGCCGAGGTTCTGCCCCGGCTGTTCGCCCGGGCACGCCAGCAGGGACGCCGGGAGCTTCTGCTCTGGAGCGTCGGCTGCTCCAGCGGCGAGGAACCCTATTCGCTGGCCCTGCTGGTCAGCGAACTGGCGCCGCGGGATGTCCGCGTCGCGATCCTCGGCACCGACCTCAGCCCGGCGATCCTCGAGCGGGCCGGCAGCGGGGTTTTCGATCCGCAGCGGATGACCGAACTGCCCGCCGCGTTGCGCGACAAATACTTTACCCGGGAGGGGCGCTTCTTCCGCCTCGATGAGCGCATCCGCACCATGGTCCAGTTCCGGCAGCACAACGTGCTGACTGCCGGCGATTATCCCTCGGCCGACCTGATCCTGTGCCGGAACGTGCTGATCTATTTCTCCCGCCAGGAGCAGGACAGAATCCTTGCCGGCTTCGCCGCGGCGCTTCCCGCGGACGGCTTCCTGGTGCTCGGGCGGGCCGAATCCATGCTCGGCGAGACCCGTCAGCTGTTTTCGGTGGAAAACCCCGAGGAGCGGATTTACCGGCGACGCTGA
- the thiL gene encoding thiamine-phosphate kinase has translation MKLSELGEFGFIRRLRQQVSDGPGVRLGIGDDCAALELPPGELLLTTTDLLIEQVHFRRDWTDPRSLGRKSVAVNISDIAAMGGTPRHLFLGLGIPAATEAEELEAFMAGFIEAAAEYGAALVGGDTCRSAGPLLISVTAQGSVPAEELVRRGGARPGDAIYVSGTLGDSALALDRLLAGAEPDPWLARRHHDPTARSGLGRALAAARLPSAMIDLSDGLLADLGHVLEASGVGARVELGLVPLSPAFRAALAAAPGLVELALAGGEDYELLFTLDPRHEPQLQRLAAEVGVPLTRVGRIVSPEEGLQILDLQGHPYRPTRLGFNHFQPGA, from the coding sequence ATGAAGCTCTCCGAGCTTGGCGAGTTCGGCTTTATCCGGCGGCTGCGCCAGCAGGTGAGCGACGGGCCCGGGGTGCGCCTGGGCATCGGCGACGATTGCGCCGCCCTGGAGCTGCCCCCCGGCGAGCTGCTGCTGACCACCACCGACCTGCTCATCGAGCAGGTGCACTTCCGCCGCGACTGGACCGATCCGCGCAGCCTGGGGCGCAAGAGCGTCGCGGTCAACATCAGCGACATCGCCGCCATGGGCGGGACGCCCCGCCACCTGTTCCTCGGACTGGGGATCCCGGCCGCCACCGAAGCCGAGGAACTCGAGGCGTTCATGGCCGGGTTCATCGAGGCGGCCGCCGAGTACGGCGCCGCCCTGGTCGGCGGCGACACCTGCCGCTCGGCGGGGCCGCTGCTGATCTCGGTCACCGCCCAGGGGAGCGTCCCTGCCGAGGAGCTGGTCCGCCGCGGCGGGGCCCGCCCCGGAGACGCCATCTACGTCTCCGGCACCCTCGGCGACAGCGCCCTGGCGCTCGACCGGCTGCTCGCCGGCGCCGAGCCCGATCCCTGGCTGGCGCGGCGCCACCACGACCCCACCGCCCGCAGCGGCCTGGGGCGCGCCCTGGCGGCGGCCCGGCTGCCCTCGGCGATGATCGACCTTTCCGACGGCCTGCTGGCCGACCTCGGACACGTTCTCGAGGCCTCGGGGGTCGGCGCCCGTGTTGAACTGGGCCTGGTGCCGCTCTCGCCGGCATTTCGCGCGGCGCTCGCGGCCGCGCCCGGCCTGGTCGAACTGGCGCTGGCCGGCGGCGAGGACTATGAGCTGTTGTTTACCCTGGATCCCCGCCACGAACCCCAGCTGCAGCGGCTTGCCGCCGAGGTCGGGGTTCCGCTGACCCGGGTAGGGCGGATCGTTTCCCCGGAAGAAGGCTTGCAGATCCTCGATCTGCAGGGGCACCCCTATCGGCCGACGCGGCTGGGCTTCAACCACTTTCAGCCGGGCGCCTGA
- the lon gene encoding endopeptidase La, whose amino-acid sequence MDNPQDKSELQIPEILPLLPVRDVVIFPYMIIPLFVGREKSIAAVDAALAKDRLIFLATQKEMAQEEPEPEDIYRVGTVAMIMRMLKLPDGRVKVLVQGLAKGRLLDFVATEPYFSARVERSLEPRVTELSLETEALMRTVRDQLAQLMNMGRSFPPEVLVVLENIEDPGSLADLVSSNIGLKVSQAQELIEVLEPLERLRRVKDILAKELELMAVQNRIQSQAKEEMGKTQREYFLREQLRAIQSELGETDMRAEEVAELRQKLEEAGLPEEAQAEAEKQLRRLETMHPEAAEYSMLRTFLDWLVELPWSKATRDNLDLKKARKVLDEDHFNLEKVKERILEFLAVRKLKKELKGPVLCFVGPPGVGKTSLGKSIARALGRKFVRISLGGVRDEAEIRGHRRTYVGALPGRIIQGIKQAGTNNPVFMLDELDKIGADFRGDPSAALLELLDPEQNHAFSDHYINLPFDLSNVLFIATANVMDPVPSALKDRLEVIRLSGYSTEEKLSIAERYLIPRQREANGLKQKDVRFSRNALLKLITEYTAEAGLRNLERELGSVCRKVARRFAEGKKKPVQVTETAVHRFLGPPRFLPEEERSESEAGVATGLAWTEVGGEILFVEVNTMKGKGSLTLTGHLGDVMKESAQAALSYARANAAELGIDPEFFEKHDLHVHVPAGAIPKDGPSAGVTMATALISALSGRKVNNAVAMTGEITLRGKVLPIGGLKEKVLAAVRHHITTIIIPHRNEKDIEEIPAHLRKKVRFVLARTMDEVLQAALEGQA is encoded by the coding sequence TTGGATAACCCCCAGGATAAGAGCGAACTCCAGATCCCCGAAATTCTCCCCCTGCTCCCGGTACGGGACGTTGTCATCTTCCCCTACATGATTATCCCCCTGTTCGTCGGGCGCGAGAAGTCGATCGCCGCCGTCGATGCCGCCCTGGCCAAGGATCGGCTGATCTTCCTGGCCACCCAGAAGGAGATGGCCCAGGAGGAACCCGAGCCCGAGGACATCTACCGGGTCGGTACGGTGGCGATGATCATGCGCATGCTCAAGCTTCCCGACGGCCGGGTCAAGGTGCTGGTGCAGGGACTGGCCAAGGGGCGGCTGCTCGATTTCGTCGCCACCGAGCCCTACTTCAGCGCCCGGGTCGAGCGCAGCCTCGAGCCGCGGGTGACCGAGCTGAGCCTGGAGACCGAGGCGCTGATGCGCACGGTGCGCGACCAGCTGGCGCAGCTCATGAACATGGGCCGCTCCTTCCCCCCGGAAGTGCTGGTGGTGCTGGAGAACATCGAAGACCCCGGGAGCCTCGCCGATCTGGTTTCCAGCAACATCGGCCTCAAGGTCAGCCAGGCCCAGGAGCTGATCGAGGTGCTCGAGCCCCTCGAACGGCTGCGCCGGGTCAAGGACATCCTCGCCAAGGAGCTGGAGCTGATGGCGGTGCAGAACCGCATCCAGAGCCAGGCCAAGGAGGAGATGGGCAAGACCCAGCGCGAGTATTTCCTGCGCGAGCAGTTGCGGGCCATCCAGTCGGAGCTCGGCGAGACCGACATGCGCGCCGAAGAGGTCGCCGAGCTGCGCCAGAAGCTCGAGGAGGCGGGGTTGCCCGAGGAGGCCCAGGCCGAGGCCGAGAAACAGCTGCGGCGCCTGGAAACCATGCACCCCGAGGCCGCCGAGTACTCCATGCTGCGCACCTTTCTCGACTGGCTGGTGGAGCTGCCCTGGAGCAAGGCGACCCGCGACAACCTCGACCTGAAAAAAGCCCGCAAGGTGCTTGACGAGGATCATTTCAACCTCGAGAAGGTCAAGGAACGCATCCTCGAGTTTCTCGCCGTGCGCAAGCTCAAAAAAGAGCTCAAGGGTCCGGTGCTCTGCTTTGTCGGCCCGCCGGGGGTGGGCAAGACCAGCCTCGGCAAGTCCATCGCCCGCGCCTTGGGGCGCAAGTTCGTGCGCATCTCGCTGGGCGGGGTGCGGGACGAGGCGGAGATCCGCGGCCACCGCCGCACCTACGTCGGCGCCCTGCCGGGGCGCATCATCCAGGGGATCAAGCAGGCCGGCACCAACAACCCGGTATTCATGCTCGACGAGCTCGACAAGATCGGCGCCGATTTCCGCGGCGACCCCTCGGCGGCCCTTCTCGAGCTGCTCGATCCCGAGCAGAACCACGCCTTTTCCGACCACTACATCAACCTCCCCTTCGATCTGTCCAACGTGCTGTTCATCGCCACGGCCAACGTCATGGACCCGGTCCCCTCGGCCCTCAAGGACCGCCTGGAGGTGATCCGCCTGTCGGGCTACAGCACCGAGGAGAAGCTCTCCATCGCCGAGCGCTACCTGATCCCCCGCCAGCGCGAGGCCAACGGCCTCAAGCAGAAGGACGTGCGCTTCTCGCGCAACGCGCTGCTCAAGCTGATCACCGAGTACACCGCCGAGGCCGGGCTGCGCAACCTGGAGCGCGAGCTGGGCAGCGTCTGCCGCAAGGTGGCGCGGCGCTTTGCCGAGGGCAAGAAAAAGCCGGTGCAGGTCACCGAGACCGCGGTGCACCGGTTTCTGGGCCCGCCGCGTTTTCTCCCCGAAGAGGAGCGCAGCGAGAGCGAAGCCGGGGTGGCCACCGGGCTGGCCTGGACCGAGGTGGGCGGCGAGATCCTGTTCGTCGAAGTCAACACCATGAAGGGCAAGGGGAGCCTCACCCTCACCGGGCACCTGGGAGACGTGATGAAGGAGAGCGCCCAGGCCGCGCTCTCCTACGCCCGGGCCAACGCCGCCGAGCTGGGGATCGACCCCGAGTTCTTCGAGAAGCACGACCTCCATGTGCACGTGCCCGCCGGGGCCATCCCCAAGGACGGGCCGAGCGCCGGGGTGACCATGGCCACGGCGCTGATCTCCGCGCTCTCCGGGCGCAAAGTGAACAACGCGGTGGCCATGACCGGCGAAATCACCCTGCGCGGCAAGGTGCTGCCCATCGGCGGCCTCAAGGAGAAGGTGCTGGCCGCGGTACGCCACCACATCACCACCATCATCATTCCCCACCGCAACGAGAAGGATATCGAGGAGATCCCCGCACACCTGCGCAAGAAGGTGCGCTTCGTTCTCGCCCGGACCATGGACGAGGTGTTGCAGGCAGCCCTGGAAGGGCAGGCATGA